gaaatattgctCGCGAATCAATTTCAATTGGAAGagcttttaaaatttaatcattcattaatattaactaAAAAATTTTCAGATTTAAGCATTCctagaaaaacaaatttatgagcacatattacatatagaaaaatatactcgaagcatgttttttttttacttcttttggCAAAAAATCGCCTGCTGTGCTTTCTGTTCTATTTACATTTACtaaataaattcgtataattGCTATCCcacaaaaatttcaaattatcgccaagatgtatatatacactgtgttaatataaaaacgataaacattatatatttaccgtaatagaaaaatcaattgtacaataatatgaaaatggTTGTCGCATCcataattcattgaaaataaaaatgatgaaagaatGATTAGGGCAACGTGAGATTTTTTATCCTACTTTGTCATATGatataagagaaatatttttatcttaatattGTATGATATATTGGCCATTgcgtttattcttttctctttagtataatattatataattgcaatacttttcttatatcatatcagtaatatatgataaaattgcACAGCCCtaaacataattaaaatatcacaACTTATTCatgtttgttaattatttatgcatttcattctctttgagaattatttatttcatggaatatataacaaatcaagttttatatatatatatattgaagtGTATATATTCCATTAAAGTTGTATCTAATATTTGAATAGAACATTTTCAATggattttttaatcttttcgatTCTAACTTTATagtagaaatgaaaagaatatatgtatatacgtatatgtatacacacacatatatatataatataatatatattatatatattacaaatataatatatatatattatatatataagatatatatatatatatcttaaaaataattgcataaAGCGCGTTTTAGtaacataaattttaataaacttgGCTATGTGCTCATATTGATCACTAATTGCAACAttctgtgtgcgtgtataaataattatatagactTTATCTCTTAATCTTTTACAATAGTACCAATTTTATCTTGCATGGCAAGTATACCTAATATCTTACACATCGCGTCTCACAAAGTCTAATATACGTATtgatcataattaattaatgttattataaaaattagacATTGTGACACGAGGTTATTATCAAATTAGAGAGAGTGCATTTTTTTATAcctatataatagatatatgtatatatatattttttttcatcatactttttatattagttTTACTATTCATTACTTAATTATCTAATGCAATTgtacttaaatattattataacaagaagaaaagcaaaatgTGTTTAACATAACTAGGATGTACTGAATACAGAATGCAATGTAGATATAGAAACAAGTATTGcatagaaatacatatttatacattggATCCAATCTGTTGACTTgcacaattattattaatttcgatataaaatataattgtatatgtaAACTAAGTATTTTAGGAGAAATATGTACACGAAGTAAAGTTAGAATGTGTCATTAGACGTATGAAGTCCGATGCTTTAAAAAGGATATATGATTCTGCTAGCGATTGTGatctttttacatattatgaactgagattaaatttatattagaaattttttgtatatgatTATGTAGGATGCGTAGATAATGTTTGTGAAAGTGGCATTGTTGGAGGAGTTTGCGTTGCTAACACTGGAACTGGTGTTGCAGGAATCTGTTGGTGAGTTTGTCTAGGTGGAGAGAGAAGTTCttgtttatctctttctctttctcttcctggACGCCAAGCTTCCAATAATGCCTCTACACGTTCCTCAGTAGGACCCCATCTTGCAGCACCTGCTGCATTTTGAAGCCATACAACCAAAGTTCCATGAGCAGCCCTGATATTTACTTCACCtctgaaatataaaacgatatcatttgttaaaatattataataaagcaTATcttaatattctaattattatgttCAATATACTTTGGTAATATATGTTGCAGTCCATGTCTGTATTCATGTTCCATTGCAAGTACTACTACTTGTTTACGCTTAAAATGACTACTCTCTAGCTTTAAGAGAGCATTAGGTGCTGGATCTCGCCATTCTGGTAAAAATACAACAAAAGACAAAGGTTCAGTTGAATCTGCTAAGAGACGTTCAAAGTGATTGACCATTGCTTCCATGAGTTCTTCGCAGTAGGGTGGATTAGCTTGAAAAGAGCCGCTTACAGGTCTAAAATCCAGAAAAGGACCTCTTGATCCGAAATAGGAGTCTGTGTCAGCAAACGTTGAACAATATTGTCTAAAGTAACAATTTAAAGGAGATGCAAAACACTCGAATGTCACGCCAAATGATCTTTGGAGGCACTCAAAAACTGTAACTGGCAAAGCCATCTGAGTTGCTTGTCCCTCATTGCCAAGATATGTTTGATATCGTTTTAACATACACCATACACGAGGTAAAaacatttcaaattttttatcatcaaaaCAATTGTACCTATATAAATGTTCTAATTTTGTTAAGTGTGTATTGTTAATACACATAGTGTCACCATGAAAACGTAACATTGTTTGATCACGTTCAGGAAGATAATCCACTTGTGGAAGCCGAGGAGTAGGAAGAGAAAATTGCACTGGATAACACCAAACTTTTCTTTGCGTACTAGCAGGTCCCCCCAATGGTATCACATCCCCTAAACCATTgtcttttaatatttgattatttttatccttaattttttttgcatattcTGTAGACAagtgataaatttttaagCAAATACCCTCGACACTTGCTTTTACAGTTTCAGTAAGGTGAGGTTGACATTGACGTTTTAAATGGGCAAGTCGATCCTGAAAGTCATCAAATGTTGCACCGACTGTCCGTCGGAGCCATTGAAACGTATCTTCGGCATTCCATTTTACAACTTTTCTGCTTTCAGGAGATGCTGCTCTTGATTCTATCATTTTCTTAGCTGCTTCCGCGTAACGCGATAATTGTTTTCTAGCATCACCAGTAAATTTTGGTCTTACTAATTTAATAGGGATATCATTCATAATTTCACGATACATTGACATAGAGATCTCTGGAAAGCACTGACTTGGCAGCAATGGATCTGATCCACAGTCTATAACCTTACGTTCCATTAACCATCTGTTAAAAGAATCTTTAGGGGCATCTATGGATTCTCGTGTATGGCAAAGCTCTTGATAGCACAAACGTAACTTTGCAAGTAAACCACATCGTAAAGCTTCCACTTCAGGATGGACATGTGGCAAATTTGATGGTGCTCGTTCGTgaattattacatttgttggAATTTCAAGATCCCACGGACCTCTgtcaataaaaagataaatttcaaatttcaagataaatttcaaaaaaaaaaggtaatacATTTACGCatctaaatttataaataaatgttatacgTACGCTAACACAAACTTTTTTGGAGCTGGTGCAGTACCGTCTTCTGAAGCTCTGCGTTTTACTCCACCACTCGGTGTACAGAGAGGTATTGATCCGTTTCCAGGAACTGGAGGTACACCGCATATACCAAGGGGATCCGTGATTGGATCAAACTTCAatgtaataaatgtattagAAAATTCTCCTTCATCGTATgttaagtattattttttctctaataaatattatacctGAGATTTCAAAGAGGGGACAACCCACAAAGATTCACCCGTTAACTTGTTCCAGAAATAAGGCCTGTTCTCTCGTTTACTCCAGAATTTTTTCCAACCTTGTTGTTGAAGTTCGGGCGAAAGTTCAAGATCAGAAAAATTTGTTGGTGCTAAGCCCTATATCAATAAGTTACGAATGAATTAAAgatgtttgaaatatttactttataatgTTTTGATATTTACCTGAGTCATTAAAGGTGTTTGTTGCAGATGTCCAAGTTGTGAACAATGATCGGTTACCGTTTGAGCAGGAGATAATATAGGACCTTGAAGTTTAACAGGAGTAGGAACTATAACTTGCATAACTGTTGTACTTGTATCCTGCTGCAACGTTTGATGATGATGGTGCATATTAGATGCCGAAGATAGAGATGGTGCTGACAGAGTTTCCCAAGCCGAAGTATTTGGTAACTCTTGTTTACTACCGCTTATTTCATTCATCGTTCAATAGTTGTTCTAATCAATATACTAGAAATATAaacgttttaatataatattcatcatcatgattattatcgtactgaatttaattacattatgtttttattaatatgtactccaatgtgaaatataattttatctgctaataatatttatacctacataaatagaagaaaaaaaaacagtcaGGACATGCAAGGACTATGCACCTGTTGAAAGTGAGTATAAGAACAATATAAACAAtctatatcataatatataaaaaatttaaatcgtATAGCTAACGTAAAAttagtaaatatattcaaataaattctc
The sequence above is a segment of the Vespula vulgaris chromosome 12, iyVesVulg1.1, whole genome shotgun sequence genome. Coding sequences within it:
- the LOC127068234 gene encoding mRNA (2'-O-methyladenosine-N(6)-)-methyltransferase; translated protein: MNEISGSKQELPNTSAWETLSAPSLSSASNMHHHHQTLQQDTSTTVMQVIVPTPVKLQGPILSPAQTVTDHCSQLGHLQQTPLMTQGLAPTNFSDLELSPELQQQGWKKFWSKRENRPYFWNKLTGESLWVVPSLKSQFDPITDPLGICGVPPVPGNGSIPLCTPSGGVKRRASEDGTAPAPKKFVLAGPWDLEIPTNVIIHERAPSNLPHVHPEVEALRCGLLAKLRLCYQELCHTRESIDAPKDSFNRWLMERKVIDCGSDPLLPSQCFPEISMSMYREIMNDIPIKLVRPKFTGDARKQLSRYAEAAKKMIESRAASPESRKVVKWNAEDTFQWLRRTVGATFDDFQDRLAHLKRQCQPHLTETVKASVEGICLKIYHLSTEYAKKIKDKNNQILKDNGLGDVIPLGGPASTQRKVWCYPVQFSLPTPRLPQVDYLPERDQTMLRFHGDTMCINNTHLTKLEHLYRYNCFDDKKFEMFLPRVWCMLKRYQTYLGNEGQATQMALPVTVFECLQRSFGVTFECFASPLNCYFRQYCSTFADTDSYFGSRGPFLDFRPVSGSFQANPPYCEELMEAMVNHFERLLADSTEPLSFVVFLPEWRDPAPNALLKLESSHFKRKQVVVLAMEHEYRHGLQHILPKGEVNIRAAHGTLVVWLQNAAGAARWGPTEERVEALLEAWRPGRERERDKQELLSPPRQTHQQIPATPVPVLATQTPPTMPLSQTLSTHPT